The genomic window AGCACAACATGCAGGCGGTCTCCCAGACGGGCGCGCTGCTCAGCCCTGCGGCCGTGGACAGGGCCGTCGAGGCGCTCCTGCGGGCCCGGCGGGTGGAGGTGTATGGCGTCGGGACCTCGGGGATCACCGCCCTGGACGCGATGTACCGCTTCCGGCGCATCGGCTTTAACATCACCGCCATCCCCGACCCGCACTACGCCGCGATGTCCGCGGCCCTACTCGGACCGGAGGACGTCGCCATCGGCGTCAGCCACTCCGGCTCCACCAAGGACACGCTCGCGGCCCTGAGGGGGGCCCGGCAGGCGGGTGCGACGACCATTTGCCTCACGGCGCACGCCCGCTCGCCGATCACGGCGGAGGCGGACATCGTCCTGCTCACGGCGCCGCGGGAGGCGCCCCTGGAGGGCAGCTCCTTCGCGGCCAAGATCGCGCAGATACACGCCCTCGACGTGCTCTTCGTCTCGCTGGTCCAGCGCGATCGCGAGCGCTCCCTGCGGTTGACGGAGAAGACGGCGAGTGCCGTTGTCGACAGGCTTGTGTA from Symbiobacterium terraclitae includes these protein-coding regions:
- a CDS encoding MurR/RpiR family transcriptional regulator, producing MGNAEPQTGLLLRIQSILASLTRAERRVADAVLSDPKAAIFDSVTDLAEKAGVGETTVLRFCRTLGCRGYQEFKLMLARDESLGARGLGEDLEESDDPGAILTKVTQHNMQAVSQTGALLSPAAVDRAVEALLRARRVEVYGVGTSGITALDAMYRFRRIGFNITAIPDPHYAAMSAALLGPEDVAIGVSHSGSTKDTLAALRGARQAGATTICLTAHARSPITAEADIVLLTAPREAPLEGSSFAAKIAQIHALDVLFVSLVQRDRERSLRLTEKTASAVVDRLV